From Rutidosis leptorrhynchoides isolate AG116_Rl617_1_P2 chromosome 3, CSIRO_AGI_Rlap_v1, whole genome shotgun sequence, a single genomic window includes:
- the LOC139897558 gene encoding protein ECERIFERUM 26-like, with amino-acid sequence MVLPKDKSPIYDIKISTVGPGYVSGQGAVQELTNMDLAMKLHYIRNVYYFKTQAFEGLTIINIKETLFCWLNHAYIPCGRLRKTDSGRPFVKCNDCGVRLYEAKCNMSLDEWLESRDDVCHNLLVPNQVLGPDLFYSPLVYMQLTKFKCGGTAVGVSWSHVLGDLFSLAGFMNLWGQATNKKYPAQPLQMAHSTNEAHILKSPLKDPLSIKRVGPVDTHWVTSNATKMETSSFYVSWPDLARLQSKICGDKNQQQIPPFESICTVVWQSVAKVKPGSEVKTVTICKADSKKSTNGVMTNKAQTIKVVKTDSSVEESSPMELGLLIMNQAVDEQSNIEEAIESENELLDFLVYGTNLTFVDLQGAPLYDMNVRGQTPVYVNCAIDNIGDEGVVLVFPVRKDESEGVTVSITLPKNHVSKVKSVLKTEWSLC; translated from the exons ATGGTGTTGCCAAAAGACAAAAGCCCAATATATGACATCAAGATTTCAACGGTTGGACCAGGATATGTATCTGGTCAAGGTGCTGTTCAAGAACTAACCAACATGGACTTAGCCATGAAACTTCACTACATTCGAAACGTTTACTACTTCAAAACTCAAGCATTTGAAGGGTTAACCATCATCAATATCAAAGAGACCTTGTTCTGTTGGTTGAACCATGCTTATATTCCTTGTGGCCGACTTCGGAAGACTGACTCCGGCCGGCCCTTTGTCAAGTGCAATGACTGTGGGGTCAGGCTATACGAGGCTAAGTGCAATATGAGCCTTGATGAATGGCTCGAGTCAAGAGATGACGtgtgtcataaccttcttgttcctAACCAAGTCCTTGGTCCTGACCTGTTTTATTCTCCACTAGTTTACATGCAG TTAACCAAATTTAAATGTGGAGGGACAGCAGTTGGGGTTAGCTGGTCACATGTACTTGGAGATTTATTTTCACTTGCAGGCTTTATGAATCTGTGGGGCCAAGCCACCAATAAAAAGTACCCAGCCCAACCACTCCAAATGGCCCATTCAACCAACGAGGCCCATATCCTCAAAAGCCCATTAAAGGATCCACTTTCCATTAAACGGGTTGGCCCGGTTGATACTCATTGGGTCACTTCAAATGCTACGAAAATGGAAACGTCTTCTTTCTATGTTTCTTGGCCCGACTTGGCCCGTTTGCAGTCCAAGATATGTGGAGACAAAAACCAACAACAAATTCCACCGTTCGAGTCGATTTGCACCGTGGTTTGGCAATCTGTAGCCAAGGTTAAACCTGGTTCTGAAGTGAAAACTGTGACAATATGCAAAGCTGACTCAAAAAAGTCAACCAACGGGGTTATGACTAACAAAGCCCAAACCATTAAGGTGGTTAAGACAGACTCTTCTGTCGAAGAATCCAGCCCAATGGAGCTGGGGTTGCTGATAATGAATCAAGCTGTTGATGAACAGAGTAATATTGAAGAAGCCATCGAATCCGAAAATGAATTGCTTGACTTTTTGGTATATGGAAcaaatttgacttttgttgacttgcaggGTGCACCACTTTATGATATGAATGTTAGAGGACAAACACCTGTTTATGTGAACTGTGCCATTGATAACATTGGAGATGAAGGTGTCGTTTTGGTTTTTCCAGTGCGAAAAGATGAATCTGAGGGTGTGACGGTTAGCATAACGTTACCTAAGAATCATGTGTCGAAAGTTAAATCAGTTCTGAAAACGGAGTGGTCTCTTTGTTGA